Below is a window of Gammaproteobacteria bacterium DNA.
CGTCAACCTCGATGTCCTGCGCCTTTGCAACCTGAATTTCGACTACCAATGCCGGCACAGCCAGTGCAACAGCTAGTCTCCAGGCGGTTGATAAGGTGAATTTCATGATCGCTCCCCTATGAACTCGCATACTGTAAGTGTAGCTCGTAAAATCTGGTGGACAGTACAATCAATCAGTTATTTGCAGCCCCCGCATACCGTTCGCAGGTCCCTTCGGCGGGCTGCCAGAATTCCGCGTACGGGTTGTCGTTGCAGACGATGTTGAGAAACCTGTCGCGTTCTCGAGCTTGCTGGGCCTCCTGACTGGCACGGATGGGAGCAAATCCCGGGTCGTCGTATAACATCTGCAAATAGGCGTCTTTTGGTGGGATGAAAAATCCGTCTTCCACGCCTCGAGAGATTAGTTCGAGACCTCTCTCGCGCTCGCCGGAAAGGTACGCGGCAAAGCCTTCCTCAAAGTCAATGCTAAACAGCTGATTGGCCCTGGTGATTCCAGCCTCCCGACCGCGACGCACATCGTCTTTTATCGCCGCCACCAGTTCATCGACCCCGGCCTCGTCACCAGCCTCGCGGCGGGCGGCGATCAATGCTGCTGCGTCAACATAGATAAATCCGCTCAACGACATCGTGACCTGCTCACCGCTTCGTTGCCACCAGTCTTCCAGAATCGGCCGGGCGCGAACGTAGTCACCGATACCGGCCAGGGCCCGTCCCAGGTGGACCCGGAACCGAGCGTCGCTTGGATCCGCAGCATAGAGCTCTTCTGCAACCTTGACCGCCTCTTCGGGTTTTCCCAGGAACGTCTGTCCATAGTGAAATTGGAAATCCGAAATGGCGAGTGCTTCTTTTTCAAGGCCGATCGCAGCGAGCTCCCACGTCAATGCAAGCCGCGTACCGATTTGCTCCGGATCGATCCGCAATGCATCCAGGCGGCCCAGGAGCCCATTGGCCCATTTCCCGCCGACAGATCTCCGGATGCCACGAAAAGTGGCGTACCAAAAGGGATGGAGGGCAGCAAGCTTTTCCAATTCCCGGTCGGCGTCGGCGAGTCGGTTCCTGTCGATCAGTGCCACAAGGTAGCTCGTAATAGCCGGCGTTGATAACGGATCCAGCGCCAGTGACTTCTCGTATGCAGCAAGCTCCTCGTGATAGCGTCCGGACTCATTGAAAAATAGTCCCAGCCAGTTATATACGATGGAATAGTTCGGGTTAATCTCGATCGCACGCTGGTAGTGTGTCAATGTTTCCTCCGGCTTCGATTGCATTAACGACAGGAATCCGGCAGCGGCGTGGGCTTCGGCGAGGATTGGATCAAGGGTCATCGCTTGCTGGACATGAGGTGTTGCACGGTCAATCGCCTCGGGACCATCCAGGTTGCCGTAATCGCCAAACGTCTGCAGCAGGATAGCCATGGCTAATTCCGCATGGGCAAGCGCGTAGTCGGGGTCCAGCACTAAGGCCTTTTCGAACTCCCGAACCGCGCCTCCAACGGTGTCCGGCGTACGCTGAACCACCAAGTAACGGCCTCTCAGGTAGGCTTCATGAGCCTCCGCATTGGCCGCCGCAGTTACATTGGGAGCAGCGTCGACCTCGAGCCCCATAC
It encodes the following:
- a CDS encoding tetratricopeptide repeat protein codes for the protein MGQFFDELKRRNVFRVGIAYLIAAWLLIQIVETLFPVFGLSDASVRLVVVLLFIGLPLSLIFSWVYELTPEGLKLERDVDRSRSVVHHTGKKLDRAIIVVLALALGYFAFDKFVLDPMRDVEREERVAKQARSEALVESYGDKSIAVLPFVNMSDDAGNEYFSDGISEELLNLLSKIRALRVISRSSSFSFKGKGIAIPAIAEQLNVAYVLEGSVRKSGNQVRITAQLIEARSDSHLWSDTYDRNLDDVFAIQDEISAAIVEALKDRMGLEVDAAPNVTAAANAEAHEAYLRGRYLVVQRTPDTVGGAVREFEKALVLDPDYALAHAELAMAILLQTFGDYGNLDGPEAIDRATPHVQQAMTLDPILAEAHAAAGFLSLMQSKPEETLTHYQRAIEINPNYSIVYNWLGLFFNESGRYHEELAAYEKSLALDPLSTPAITSYLVALIDRNRLADADRELEKLAALHPFWYATFRGIRRSVGGKWANGLLGRLDALRIDPEQIGTRLALTWELAAIGLEKEALAISDFQFHYGQTFLGKPEEAVKVAEELYAADPSDARFRVHLGRALAGIGDYVRARPILEDWWQRSGEQVTMSLSGFIYVDAAALIAARREAGDEAGVDELVAAIKDDVRRGREAGITRANQLFSIDFEEGFAAYLSGERERGLELISRGVEDGFFIPPKDAYLQMLYDDPGFAPIRASQEAQQARERDRFLNIVCNDNPYAEFWQPAEGTCERYAGAANN